The proteins below are encoded in one region of Oncorhynchus tshawytscha isolate Ot180627B linkage group LG04, Otsh_v2.0, whole genome shotgun sequence:
- the nsd3 gene encoding histone-lysine N-methyltransferase NSD3 isoform X1: protein MDFSFSFMQGIMGNTIQQPPQLIDSANIRQEGAYDTGSDAGEDGAPSYDAALEAEFSYPPSASEDMPPVSNGYPPGLGLYEPQAKFSMYPQFPNGSANGYGAIRGYGEHCLMPGEGTVLRAPVLQERSPSPISPPPSHHPHLHHPHHHHSHHYHPQLHPHSPTPLPSQHHLNPPPHRMSHVLPPPPLLLPSTSPPLSLLDSTPPSHPSHTPSAPSIGVLKKTSSPEIKLKIIKTYQNGRELFESALCGDLLQESQASEASQSHRRHERKKEKRKKTVREQEEGQDQEQLQEGTVGQARDIQTQLQLQTHTPAQTQPQELPVGQTEKPQKTPIKAEPETPKVQKQYPTVITGTGCCKDHEVGDLVWAKVGTYPWWPCMVSCDPQMNVHTRINTRGHREYHVQFFGSVAERAWVHEKRVVMYQGEHQFDELQAETLRKTTNTAERHKLMKPFPQRERAQWEVGVGHAEDAFLMTQQERIDNYTFIYVDPDPNAPPPIKKTPTRTAGRTQRPSIATSKKEEVAVTSPDRAEPSRRQPRRQCSVPNADDPADPQTSEKDQSRDPGQPSPPAREALSKAGGTQESPAPVRAWKTAAARKLLPLSITMKKLNVEITKCDQVWPLLQRKALPSPRRETEREAEREEGEGRQADLGYCSPEQGCGVKPEPSPDEEEKRDEGEEKEDREERSDQEAAQHTSCPGSQHSTPPGSQERKQQRRSVRSRSESEKGCEPVPKKKTKKEQGEMAPETTLRTGSQKGASEISDACKPLKKRSRASTDVEMASSQYRDTSDSDSRGLNDPQSLFGKSLDSPAAADADESDSQSVDSSLSRQGSSTAKIDTVCQICEVYGEGLVSCEGDCCRLFHLECLGLASVPEGKFTCLECRNGSHLCFSCKAGGGEVLRCSVVGCGRYYHDDCVRKLPGTVGSGTGGGFRCPQHTCATCCLERDLHQATQGRMMRCLRCPVAYHTGDSCVAAGSMVLTHHIMICSSHGIAKRNGLLSSPVNVNWCFLCARGLLVQDLTDTILSSYAYKSHYLLTESNRAELKLPMIPSSSSATKKNMGKGEKLLCCALCPASFHPECLEMAMPEGAWSCRECRSGRKPHYKQIVWVKLGNYRWWPAEICNPRLVPPNIQTLRHDIGAFPVFFFGSHDYYWINQGRVFPYVENDKTPVTGQININKTFKKALEEAARRFQELKAQRESREALEQERNSRKPPPYKFIKSNKPVGKVQVHIADLSEIPRCNCKPTDEHPCSLDSQCLNRMLQYECHPQVCPTGDNCENQCFSKRLYSETEVIKTDGCGWGLKTNQALRKGDFVTEYVGEVIDSEECQQRIKHAHENRVTDFYMLTLTKDRVIDAGPKGNSSRFINHSCSPNCETQKWTVNGDVRIGLFTLCDIEAGTELTFNYNLDLVGNRRSSCHCGAENCSGFLGVRPTSAVVMEKEEKARNAKLKPKKRKLRPEGRRTHEYFCFCCGEGGELVICDKKDCPKAYHLLCLNLTKPPYGRWECPWHDCSVCGVPASSLCDFCPRSFCRQHEGGVLTPSTLEGRPCCSNHNPLSPLGSNANLPHAHTHHPGTVSIKEEPEDPEEEPSQQDRE, encoded by the exons CGACGCTGCCCTGGAGGCAGAGTTCTCCTACCCGCCCTCTGCCTCCGAAGACATGCCACCGGTCTCCAATGGTTACCCCCCTGGGCTGGGCCTGTACGAGCCCCAGGCCAAGTTCTCCATGTACCCCCAGTTCCCCAACGGCTCGGCCAATGGCTACGGGGCCATCCGGGGCTATGGCGAACACTGCCTCATGCCTGGGGAGGGAACGGTCCTGAGGGCCCCTGTCCTCCAGGAGAGATCCCCCTCCCCTATATCTCCTCCACCTTCACACCACCCCCACCTCCatcaccctcaccaccaccattCTCATCACTACCACCCTCAACTTCACCCACACAGCCCTACACCCCTGCCCTCCCAACACCACCTCAACCCGCCACCTCACCGCATGTCCCATGTGCTCCCTCCTCCCCCGTTACTCCTGCCCTCCACCAGccctcccctgtccctgctgGACAGCACCCCCCCCTCTCACCCTTCTCAcaccccctctgctccctccatcggGGTCCTGAAGAAAACCAGCTCTCCAGAGATCAAGCTAAAGATCATAAAGACGTACCAGAACGGGAGGGAGCTGTTTGAGTCTGCGTTGTGTGGAGATCTGCTGCAGGAGTCCCAGGCCAGCGAGGCCTCCCAGAGCCACCGCAGACacgagaggaagaaggagaagaggaaaaaGACCGTCAGGGAGCAAGAAGAAGGGCAGGACCAGGAGCAGCTACAAGAGGGCACTGTAGGGCAGGCCAGGGACATCCAGACCCAGCTACAGCTCCAGACTCACACCCCGGCCCAGACCCAACCACAGGAGCTGCCTGTGGGGCAGACAGAGAAGCCACAGAAGACCCCCATCAAAGCAGAGCCCGAGACACCTAAG GTCCAGAAGCAGTACCCTACAGTGATAACCGGTACAGGCTGCTGTAAGGACCACGAGGTGGGGGACCTGGTGTGGGCCAAGGTGGGCACCTACCCCTGGTGGCCCTGCATGGTCTCCTGTGACCCCCAGATGAATGTCCACACACGCATCAACACCCGGG GTCACAGGGAGTACCATGTGCAGTTCTTTGGTAGCGTGGCGGAGCGGGCCTGGGTCCATGAGAAGAGGGTGGTCATGTACCAGGGAGAGCACCAGTTTGATGAGCTGCAGGCTGAGACACTACGCAAGACTACCAACACCGCAGAGAGACACAAG CTGATGAAGCCCTTCCCCCAGAGAGAGCGTGCTCAGTGGGAGGTGGGCGTCGGCCATGCGGAGGATGCCTTCCTGATGACTCAGCAGGAACGTATCGACAACTACACCTTCATCTACGTCGACCCCGACCCCAATGCTCCTCCCCCCATCAAGAAGACCCCCACCAGGACGGCCGGTCGCACCCAACGTCCTTCTATCGCAACAAGTAAGAAAGAAGAAGTAGCAGTGACATCACCGGACCGGGCGGAGCCGTCCAGAAGACAGCCTCGTAGGCAGTGTAGTGTTCCTAATGCAGACGACCCAGCCGACCCCCAGACCTCAGAGAAAGACCAGAGCCGGGACCCTGGCCAGCCCAGCCCCCCAGCTCGGGAGGCCCTGTCTAAGGCCGGGGGAACCCAGGAGTCCCCTGCCCCTGTACGGGCCTGGAAGACAGCCGCTGCCAGGAAGTTGCTGCCTCTTTCCATTACCATGAAGAAACTAAATGTGGAGATCACCAAGTGTGACCAAGTGTGGCCTCTTCTGCAGAGGAAAGCCCTGCCCTCACCAcggcgagagacggagagagaggcggagagggaggagggagaaggccGACAGGCTGACCTGGGATACTGCTCACCAGAG CAGGGCTGTGGAGTTAAACCAGAACCCAGTCcagatgaggaggagaagagggatgagggagaggagaaagaggacagggaggagagaagtgACCAGGAAGCAGCACAGCACACCTCCTGTCCTGGGTCTCAGCACAGCACCCCGCCAG GTTCTCAAGAGCGTAAGCAGCAGCGCAGGTCAGTGAGGAGCAGATCAGAGTCAGAGAAAGGCTGTGAGCCCGTCCCCAAAAAGAAGACCAAAAAGGAACAG ggtGAGATGGCTCCTGAGACCACTCTGAGAACAGGCTCACAGAAAG gaGCCAGTGAGATCTCAGATGCCTGTAAGCCTCTGAAGAAACGCAGCAGGGCCTCTACAGACGTAGAGATGGCCTCCTCTCAGTACAGAGACACATCCGACTCTGACTCTAGAGGCCTGAACGACCCGCag AGTCTGTTTGGGAAGAGTTTGGACAGTCCAGCGGCTGCAGATGCGGAcgagtcagacagccagtcagtggACTCCAGTCTTTCCAGACAAGGAAGCAGCACAGCCAAGATAGACACTGTCTGCCAG ATCTGTGAGGTGTATGGAGAGGGTCTGGTGTCGTGTGAGGGAGACTGCTGTCGGCTGTTTCATCTGGAGTGCCTGGGTCTCGCCTCCGTACCTGAGGGCAAGTTTACCTGTCTGGAATGTAGAAACG GCTCTCACTTGTGTTTCAGCTGTaaggcagggggaggggaggtgttGCGCTGCTCAGTGGTTGGCTGCGGGAGGTATTACCATGACGACTGCGTGCGTAAACTCCCTGGCACCGTGGGGAGTGGTACGGGCGGGGGGTTCCGCTGCCCCCAGCATACCTGCGCCACCTGCTGTCTGGAGAGAGACCTGCACCAAGCCACCCAAG gGCGTATGATGCGTTGTCTGCGCTGCCCTGTTGCGTACCATACAGGGGACAGCTGCGTGGCAGCGGGTAGCATGGTCCTCACCCACCACATCATGATCTGCAGCAGCCATGGCATTGCCAAGAGGAAcggcctcctctcctcacccgtCAATGTGAACTGGTGTTTCCTCTGTGCCCGAG GACTGTTAGTGCAGGACCTTACTGACACCATATTAAGTTCATATGCCTATAAGTCCCACTACCTTCTGACTGAGTCAAATCGTGCTGAGTTGAAATTACCTATGATTCCCTCTTCTTCGTCAGCTACCAAAAAGAATATGGGGAAAG GAGAGAAGCTGCTGTGCTGTGCGTTGTGCCCGGCGTCGTTCCACCCAGAGTGTTTGGAGATGGCGATGCCAGAGGGGGCGTGGTCCTGCAGGGAGTGCAGATCAGGAAGGAAACCCCACTACAAACAGATCGTCTGGGTCAAACTGGGAAACTACCG GTGGTGGCCAGCGGAGATCTGTAACCCTCGCCTGGTGCCCCCCAACATCCAGACGCTCCGCCACGACATTGGAGCCTTCCCAGTCTTCTTCTTTGGTTCCCATGACTACTACTGGATCAACCAGGGCCGTGTGTTTCCCTACGTGGAGAACGACAAGACCCCTGTCACGGGCCAAATCAACATCAACAAGACGTTCAAGAAAG ctctGGAGGAGGCTGCTCGTAGGTTCCAGGAGCTCAAGgcacagagggagagcagggaggccCTAGAGCAGGAACGCAACTCACGCAAACCACCACCTTACAAGTTCATCAAG TCCAACAAGCCGGTGGGGAAGGTGCAGGTGCACATAGCCGACCTGTCTGAAATCCCACGATGCAACTGTAAGCCCACGGACGAACACCCCTGCAGCCTGGACTCCCAGTGTCTCAACCGCATGCTTCAGTACGAGTGTCACCcgcag GTGTGTCCGACAGGTGATAACTGTGAGAACCAATGCTTCTCTAAACGTCTGTACTCCGAGACAGAGGTCATCAAAACAGACGGTTGTGGCTGGGGCCTCAAGACCAACCAGGCCCTCAGGAAG GGAGATTTTGTGACAGAGTACGTGGGAGAGGTGATAGATTCAGAAGAGTGCCAGCAGCGAATCAAACACGCTCATGAGAACCGTGTGACTGACTTCTACATGCTCACCCTCACCAAG GACCGGGTGATAGACGCGGGGCCCAAAGGGAACTCCTCTCGCTTCATTAACCACAGTTGCAGCCCCAACTGTGAGACGCAGAAATGGACCGTCAATGGAGATGTACGGATAGGGCTCTTCACCTTGTGTGACATAGAGGCTG gcaCTGAGTTGACGTTTAACTATAACCTGGACTTGGTGGGGAATAGAAGGTCGTCGTGTCACTGTGGAGCTGAGAACTGCTCTGGCTTCCTGGGGGTGCGGCCTACG agtgcagTGGtgatggagaaggaggagaaggcgAGGAACGCTAAGCTGAAGCCCAAGAAGCGTAAGCTGCGACCGGAAGGGAGACGCACACATGAGTACTTCTGTTTCTGCTGCGGAGAGGGAGGGGAGCTGGTCATATGTGACAAGAAGGACTGTCCTAAAGCTTATCACCTGCTGTGTCTCAACCTCACCAAACCCCCATATG gtcgtTGGGAGTGCCCATGGCATGattgcagtgtgtgtggtgtcccAGCCTCATCCCTCTGTGACTTCTGCCCTCGCTCCTTCTGCCGGCAACATGAGGGGGGAGTTCTCACCCCCTCTACCCTGGAGGGTCGCCCCTGCTGCTCCAATCACAACCCCCTCAGCCCCCTGGGCTCCAACGCCAACCtcccacatgctcacacacaccaccctggTACGGTCAGTATCAAAGAAGAGCCAGAGGACCCCGAGGAGGAGCCCAGCCAGCAGGACCGAGAGTAA
- the nsd3 gene encoding histone-lysine N-methyltransferase NSD3 isoform X3 — protein MDFSFSFMQGIMGNTIQQPPQLIDSANIRQEGAYDTGSDAGEDGAPSYDAALEAEFSYPPSASEDMPPVSNGYPPGLGLYEPQAKFSMYPQFPNGSANGYGAIRGYGEHCLMPGEGTVLRAPVLQERSPSPISPPPSHHPHLHHPHHHHSHHYHPQLHPHSPTPLPSQHHLNPPPHRMSHVLPPPPLLLPSTSPPLSLLDSTPPSHPSHTPSAPSIGVLKKTSSPEIKLKIIKTYQNGRELFESALCGDLLQESQASEASQSHRRHERKKEKRKKTVREQEEGQDQEQLQEGTVGQARDIQTQLQLQTHTPAQTQPQELPVGQTEKPQKTPIKAEPETPKVQKQYPTVITGTGCCKDHEVGDLVWAKVGTYPWWPCMVSCDPQMNVHTRINTRGHREYHVQFFGSVAERAWVHEKRVVMYQGEHQFDELQAETLRKTTNTAERHKLMKPFPQRERAQWEVGVGHAEDAFLMTQQERIDNYTFIYVDPDPNAPPPIKKTPTRTAGRTQRPSIATSKKEEVAVTSPDRAEPSRRQPRRQCSVPNADDPADPQTSEKDQSRDPGQPSPPAREALSKAGGTQESPAPVRAWKTAAARKLLPLSITMKKLNVEITKCDQVWPLLQRKALPSPRRETEREAEREEGEGRQADLGYCSPEQGCGVKPEPSPDEEEKRDEGEEKEDREERSDQEAAQHTSCPGSQHSTPPGSQERKQQRRSVRSRSESEKGCEPVPKKKTKKEQGEMAPETTLRTGSQKGASEISDACKPLKKRSRASTDVEMASSQYRDTSDSDSRGLNDPQSLFGKSLDSPAAADADESDSQSVDSSLSRQGSSTAKIDTVCQICEVYGEGLVSCEGDCCRLFHLECLGLASVPEGKFTCLECRNGSHLCFSCKAGGGEVLRCSVVGCGRYYHDDCVRKLPGTVGSGTGGGFRCPQHTCATCCLERDLHQATQGRMMRCLRCPVAYHTGDSCVAAGSMVLTHHIMICSSHGIAKRNGLLSSPVNVNWCFLCARATKKNMGKGEKLLCCALCPASFHPECLEMAMPEGAWSCRECRSGRKPHYKQIVWVKLGNYRWWPAEICNPRLVPPNIQTLRHDIGAFPVFFFGSHDYYWINQGRVFPYVENDKTPVTGQININKTFKKALEEAARRFQELKAQRESREALEQERNSRKPPPYKFIKSNKPVGKVQVHIADLSEIPRCNCKPTDEHPCSLDSQCLNRMLQYECHPQVCPTGDNCENQCFSKRLYSETEVIKTDGCGWGLKTNQALRKGDFVTEYVGEVIDSEECQQRIKHAHENRVTDFYMLTLTKDRVIDAGPKGNSSRFINHSCSPNCETQKWTVNGDVRIGLFTLCDIEAGTELTFNYNLDLVGNRRSSCHCGAENCSGFLGVRPTSAVVMEKEEKARNAKLKPKKRKLRPEGRRTHEYFCFCCGEGGELVICDKKDCPKAYHLLCLNLTKPPYGRWECPWHDCSVCGVPASSLCDFCPRSFCRQHEGGVLTPSTLEGRPCCSNHNPLSPLGSNANLPHAHTHHPGTVSIKEEPEDPEEEPSQQDRE, from the exons CGACGCTGCCCTGGAGGCAGAGTTCTCCTACCCGCCCTCTGCCTCCGAAGACATGCCACCGGTCTCCAATGGTTACCCCCCTGGGCTGGGCCTGTACGAGCCCCAGGCCAAGTTCTCCATGTACCCCCAGTTCCCCAACGGCTCGGCCAATGGCTACGGGGCCATCCGGGGCTATGGCGAACACTGCCTCATGCCTGGGGAGGGAACGGTCCTGAGGGCCCCTGTCCTCCAGGAGAGATCCCCCTCCCCTATATCTCCTCCACCTTCACACCACCCCCACCTCCatcaccctcaccaccaccattCTCATCACTACCACCCTCAACTTCACCCACACAGCCCTACACCCCTGCCCTCCCAACACCACCTCAACCCGCCACCTCACCGCATGTCCCATGTGCTCCCTCCTCCCCCGTTACTCCTGCCCTCCACCAGccctcccctgtccctgctgGACAGCACCCCCCCCTCTCACCCTTCTCAcaccccctctgctccctccatcggGGTCCTGAAGAAAACCAGCTCTCCAGAGATCAAGCTAAAGATCATAAAGACGTACCAGAACGGGAGGGAGCTGTTTGAGTCTGCGTTGTGTGGAGATCTGCTGCAGGAGTCCCAGGCCAGCGAGGCCTCCCAGAGCCACCGCAGACacgagaggaagaaggagaagaggaaaaaGACCGTCAGGGAGCAAGAAGAAGGGCAGGACCAGGAGCAGCTACAAGAGGGCACTGTAGGGCAGGCCAGGGACATCCAGACCCAGCTACAGCTCCAGACTCACACCCCGGCCCAGACCCAACCACAGGAGCTGCCTGTGGGGCAGACAGAGAAGCCACAGAAGACCCCCATCAAAGCAGAGCCCGAGACACCTAAG GTCCAGAAGCAGTACCCTACAGTGATAACCGGTACAGGCTGCTGTAAGGACCACGAGGTGGGGGACCTGGTGTGGGCCAAGGTGGGCACCTACCCCTGGTGGCCCTGCATGGTCTCCTGTGACCCCCAGATGAATGTCCACACACGCATCAACACCCGGG GTCACAGGGAGTACCATGTGCAGTTCTTTGGTAGCGTGGCGGAGCGGGCCTGGGTCCATGAGAAGAGGGTGGTCATGTACCAGGGAGAGCACCAGTTTGATGAGCTGCAGGCTGAGACACTACGCAAGACTACCAACACCGCAGAGAGACACAAG CTGATGAAGCCCTTCCCCCAGAGAGAGCGTGCTCAGTGGGAGGTGGGCGTCGGCCATGCGGAGGATGCCTTCCTGATGACTCAGCAGGAACGTATCGACAACTACACCTTCATCTACGTCGACCCCGACCCCAATGCTCCTCCCCCCATCAAGAAGACCCCCACCAGGACGGCCGGTCGCACCCAACGTCCTTCTATCGCAACAAGTAAGAAAGAAGAAGTAGCAGTGACATCACCGGACCGGGCGGAGCCGTCCAGAAGACAGCCTCGTAGGCAGTGTAGTGTTCCTAATGCAGACGACCCAGCCGACCCCCAGACCTCAGAGAAAGACCAGAGCCGGGACCCTGGCCAGCCCAGCCCCCCAGCTCGGGAGGCCCTGTCTAAGGCCGGGGGAACCCAGGAGTCCCCTGCCCCTGTACGGGCCTGGAAGACAGCCGCTGCCAGGAAGTTGCTGCCTCTTTCCATTACCATGAAGAAACTAAATGTGGAGATCACCAAGTGTGACCAAGTGTGGCCTCTTCTGCAGAGGAAAGCCCTGCCCTCACCAcggcgagagacggagagagaggcggagagggaggagggagaaggccGACAGGCTGACCTGGGATACTGCTCACCAGAG CAGGGCTGTGGAGTTAAACCAGAACCCAGTCcagatgaggaggagaagagggatgagggagaggagaaagaggacagggaggagagaagtgACCAGGAAGCAGCACAGCACACCTCCTGTCCTGGGTCTCAGCACAGCACCCCGCCAG GTTCTCAAGAGCGTAAGCAGCAGCGCAGGTCAGTGAGGAGCAGATCAGAGTCAGAGAAAGGCTGTGAGCCCGTCCCCAAAAAGAAGACCAAAAAGGAACAG ggtGAGATGGCTCCTGAGACCACTCTGAGAACAGGCTCACAGAAAG gaGCCAGTGAGATCTCAGATGCCTGTAAGCCTCTGAAGAAACGCAGCAGGGCCTCTACAGACGTAGAGATGGCCTCCTCTCAGTACAGAGACACATCCGACTCTGACTCTAGAGGCCTGAACGACCCGCag AGTCTGTTTGGGAAGAGTTTGGACAGTCCAGCGGCTGCAGATGCGGAcgagtcagacagccagtcagtggACTCCAGTCTTTCCAGACAAGGAAGCAGCACAGCCAAGATAGACACTGTCTGCCAG ATCTGTGAGGTGTATGGAGAGGGTCTGGTGTCGTGTGAGGGAGACTGCTGTCGGCTGTTTCATCTGGAGTGCCTGGGTCTCGCCTCCGTACCTGAGGGCAAGTTTACCTGTCTGGAATGTAGAAACG GCTCTCACTTGTGTTTCAGCTGTaaggcagggggaggggaggtgttGCGCTGCTCAGTGGTTGGCTGCGGGAGGTATTACCATGACGACTGCGTGCGTAAACTCCCTGGCACCGTGGGGAGTGGTACGGGCGGGGGGTTCCGCTGCCCCCAGCATACCTGCGCCACCTGCTGTCTGGAGAGAGACCTGCACCAAGCCACCCAAG gGCGTATGATGCGTTGTCTGCGCTGCCCTGTTGCGTACCATACAGGGGACAGCTGCGTGGCAGCGGGTAGCATGGTCCTCACCCACCACATCATGATCTGCAGCAGCCATGGCATTGCCAAGAGGAAcggcctcctctcctcacccgtCAATGTGAACTGGTGTTTCCTCTGTGCCCGAG CTACCAAAAAGAATATGGGGAAAG GAGAGAAGCTGCTGTGCTGTGCGTTGTGCCCGGCGTCGTTCCACCCAGAGTGTTTGGAGATGGCGATGCCAGAGGGGGCGTGGTCCTGCAGGGAGTGCAGATCAGGAAGGAAACCCCACTACAAACAGATCGTCTGGGTCAAACTGGGAAACTACCG GTGGTGGCCAGCGGAGATCTGTAACCCTCGCCTGGTGCCCCCCAACATCCAGACGCTCCGCCACGACATTGGAGCCTTCCCAGTCTTCTTCTTTGGTTCCCATGACTACTACTGGATCAACCAGGGCCGTGTGTTTCCCTACGTGGAGAACGACAAGACCCCTGTCACGGGCCAAATCAACATCAACAAGACGTTCAAGAAAG ctctGGAGGAGGCTGCTCGTAGGTTCCAGGAGCTCAAGgcacagagggagagcagggaggccCTAGAGCAGGAACGCAACTCACGCAAACCACCACCTTACAAGTTCATCAAG TCCAACAAGCCGGTGGGGAAGGTGCAGGTGCACATAGCCGACCTGTCTGAAATCCCACGATGCAACTGTAAGCCCACGGACGAACACCCCTGCAGCCTGGACTCCCAGTGTCTCAACCGCATGCTTCAGTACGAGTGTCACCcgcag GTGTGTCCGACAGGTGATAACTGTGAGAACCAATGCTTCTCTAAACGTCTGTACTCCGAGACAGAGGTCATCAAAACAGACGGTTGTGGCTGGGGCCTCAAGACCAACCAGGCCCTCAGGAAG GGAGATTTTGTGACAGAGTACGTGGGAGAGGTGATAGATTCAGAAGAGTGCCAGCAGCGAATCAAACACGCTCATGAGAACCGTGTGACTGACTTCTACATGCTCACCCTCACCAAG GACCGGGTGATAGACGCGGGGCCCAAAGGGAACTCCTCTCGCTTCATTAACCACAGTTGCAGCCCCAACTGTGAGACGCAGAAATGGACCGTCAATGGAGATGTACGGATAGGGCTCTTCACCTTGTGTGACATAGAGGCTG gcaCTGAGTTGACGTTTAACTATAACCTGGACTTGGTGGGGAATAGAAGGTCGTCGTGTCACTGTGGAGCTGAGAACTGCTCTGGCTTCCTGGGGGTGCGGCCTACG agtgcagTGGtgatggagaaggaggagaaggcgAGGAACGCTAAGCTGAAGCCCAAGAAGCGTAAGCTGCGACCGGAAGGGAGACGCACACATGAGTACTTCTGTTTCTGCTGCGGAGAGGGAGGGGAGCTGGTCATATGTGACAAGAAGGACTGTCCTAAAGCTTATCACCTGCTGTGTCTCAACCTCACCAAACCCCCATATG gtcgtTGGGAGTGCCCATGGCATGattgcagtgtgtgtggtgtcccAGCCTCATCCCTCTGTGACTTCTGCCCTCGCTCCTTCTGCCGGCAACATGAGGGGGGAGTTCTCACCCCCTCTACCCTGGAGGGTCGCCCCTGCTGCTCCAATCACAACCCCCTCAGCCCCCTGGGCTCCAACGCCAACCtcccacatgctcacacacaccaccctggTACGGTCAGTATCAAAGAAGAGCCAGAGGACCCCGAGGAGGAGCCCAGCCAGCAGGACCGAGAGTAA